In one window of Lewinella sp. 4G2 DNA:
- a CDS encoding LytTR family DNA-binding domain-containing protein encodes MKALIIDDEAPNREALAHYLTKYCPGVTVVGQADSVAPALELIAAEEPDLLFLDIEMPFGNGFDLLERLPEGTNPQVVFVTAYEQYALRALRMSAAHYLLKPVDIDELIEAVARVRSRLAMGESGRVHETLLHNLKKERAAPPERLALPLLDGLEIVRPAEIRYLEAADNFTVFHLADGRQLMICRKLRFYADLLEGSGFYRIHRSTVINLAEVQRYHRGKGGTVTLRGGVELDVAGARKKGLLEVLG; translated from the coding sequence GTGAAGGCACTCATCATCGACGACGAAGCTCCCAACCGGGAAGCCCTGGCGCACTACCTGACGAAGTATTGCCCCGGCGTAACCGTCGTCGGCCAGGCGGACAGCGTCGCCCCTGCTCTCGAACTTATCGCGGCCGAGGAACCGGACCTGCTTTTTCTCGATATCGAGATGCCCTTCGGTAACGGCTTCGATCTGCTGGAGCGGCTACCGGAAGGCACCAACCCGCAGGTCGTTTTCGTGACGGCCTACGAACAGTACGCCCTCCGTGCCCTGAGAATGAGCGCCGCCCACTACCTCCTCAAGCCGGTGGATATCGATGAACTGATCGAAGCCGTCGCCCGCGTCCGCTCCCGGTTGGCGATGGGGGAGAGCGGGCGGGTGCACGAAACCTTGCTCCACAACCTCAAAAAGGAAAGGGCCGCCCCACCGGAGCGGCTCGCCCTCCCGTTGCTGGATGGCCTGGAAATCGTCCGCCCCGCGGAGATCCGTTATTTGGAAGCAGCCGATAACTTCACCGTCTTCCACCTGGCGGATGGCCGCCAACTCATGATCTGTCGCAAACTCCGCTTCTACGCTGATTTGCTGGAGGGGAGTGGTTTTTACCGTATCCACCGGTCCACGGTCATCAACTTAGCCGAGGTGCAGCGTTACCACCGGGGGAAGGGCGGTACTGTTACTCTCCGCGGTGGGGTGGAGTTGGACGTGGCGGGGGCGCGGAAGAAGGGGTTGTTGGAGGTGTTGGGGTGA
- the dinB gene encoding DNA polymerase IV: protein MFQKAILHLDMDAFFASIEIRKNSRLAGRPVIVGGLGGRGVVSSCNYEARHFGIHSAMPMAVALRRCPTAKVVRGDYEEYEKQSGIITEIIAEEGPIFEKASIDEFYLDISGMDRYIGCLQWSKELRQRILKETGLPLSAGLATNKLVSKVRAGEAKPNGSGWVETGKERSFLAPLPVRKIPSIGKETARKLSLLGIRKTGTLSQVPIDLLEREFGKPGREFHRRANGIDHRPVVPYTERKSFSTETTFQTDTIDVEFLRRKLRDMTMKLSYDMRAAGKLTAGVTVKIRYTDFNTYSRSQRIKLTAHDQQLLPVANDLFNRLFTRRQCIRLIGVRFDRLAQGHTQLDLFTNTKEDNNLMLALDKVRRRFGNGAVLKA from the coding sequence ATGTTTCAAAAGGCCATCCTCCACCTGGATATGGACGCTTTTTTTGCCTCCATCGAGATTAGAAAGAACAGCCGCCTGGCCGGCCGGCCCGTCATCGTCGGAGGTCTCGGTGGGCGGGGGGTAGTATCATCGTGCAACTACGAGGCCCGCCACTTCGGGATCCACTCCGCCATGCCGATGGCCGTGGCCCTACGGCGCTGCCCGACGGCGAAGGTTGTCCGGGGAGACTACGAGGAGTACGAAAAGCAATCCGGTATCATCACCGAGATCATCGCGGAGGAAGGGCCCATCTTCGAAAAGGCTTCCATCGATGAGTTCTACCTGGACATCTCCGGCATGGACCGTTACATCGGTTGCCTCCAGTGGAGCAAGGAGTTGAGGCAGCGCATCCTCAAAGAAACCGGCTTGCCCCTTTCCGCTGGCCTGGCGACGAATAAATTGGTCTCCAAAGTCCGGGCCGGGGAAGCCAAGCCCAATGGTTCCGGCTGGGTCGAAACGGGGAAGGAACGCTCCTTCCTGGCTCCCCTACCCGTCCGTAAGATCCCCTCCATCGGTAAGGAGACGGCCCGTAAACTCAGCCTGTTGGGCATCCGCAAAACGGGGACGCTAAGCCAGGTACCCATCGATCTCCTAGAGCGGGAATTCGGTAAACCCGGCCGGGAGTTCCACCGCCGGGCGAATGGGATTGACCACCGGCCCGTCGTCCCCTACACCGAAAGGAAGTCTTTCTCTACCGAGACCACCTTCCAGACGGATACCATCGACGTAGAATTCCTCCGCCGCAAACTGCGGGACATGACCATGAAACTCAGCTACGACATGCGCGCGGCTGGTAAGCTGACGGCCGGCGTCACCGTCAAGATCCGCTATACGGATTTCAACACCTACTCCCGCAGCCAACGCATCAAACTGACGGCCCACGATCAGCAACTCCTCCCCGTTGCGAATGACCTCTTCAACCGGCTGTTCACCCGCCGCCAGTGCATCCGCCTCATCGGCGTCCGGTTCGACCGCCTGGCTCAAGGGCATACCCAACTCGATCTCTTCACCAATACCAAAGAGGATAATAACCTGATGCTGGCGCTGGATAAGGTGCGGAGGCGGTTTGGGAATGGGGCGGTGTTGAAGGCTTGA
- a CDS encoding response regulator, whose translation MVQLPSILLIDDNQATNFLHARVLRKSGRVGHVHVCTGGEDAISYLTSPGVSADYPKPDLIFLDINMPGMSGWEFLEAYRQLPEQQRGGIVIVMLTTSLNPDDQRRAESIEEINGFQQKPLTVAELNRILDEYFMVA comes from the coding sequence ATGGTTCAGTTACCCAGTATTCTTCTTATCGACGATAATCAGGCGACCAATTTTCTGCACGCCCGCGTGTTACGCAAATCTGGTCGGGTGGGCCACGTCCACGTTTGTACGGGAGGTGAGGACGCCATCAGCTACCTGACTTCCCCCGGCGTCAGTGCTGACTACCCAAAGCCGGATCTCATCTTCCTTGACATCAACATGCCCGGCATGAGCGGTTGGGAATTCCTGGAAGCTTACCGCCAATTACCCGAGCAACAACGCGGCGGCATCGTCATCGTCATGCTCACCACTTCACTTAATCCGGACGATCAGCGCCGGGCTGAATCCATCGAGGAGATCAATGGCTTCCAGCAAAAACCACTCACGGTAGCGGAGCTCAATCGTATTCTCGACGAGTACTTTATGGTGGCCTAG
- a CDS encoding PAS domain-containing protein, producing the protein MNYLKKELYELIKTDDAIFDFLQNSSLDGLWYWDLENREQEWMNARFWETLGYDPAEMPHLASAWQGIINQEDLAGAIERVGQHLADPSVPYDQVVRYRHKDGHTVFIRCRGMAIRDENGQPTRLLGAHIDITQEKEKEILLARSQEAARIGTWSVDLVSNTIMWDDMTKAIHQVEPDYVPQLDEALSFYKDGTSRETITALFQRAVEKGESYDTELELVTRNGNEIWVRAMGHAEMANGECVRVYGIFQDINLRRRNEERVLNYSILEAKSKEMEQFAYIASHDLREPLLTIQGYLEVIQEDHIGEVSDQVKEYMETISNAATRMDQLIKGLLDYSRLSKIKQLQLVDLKKTVDAVMEDLQSITKGINVKVTYTDLPEVMGYPLELKVLLQNLIGNAIKYRQSAEDVQIEITCSDLAKGWEIKVADNGIGIAEKNLQQIFKLFRQLHNTGTYTGSGIGLANCQKIAELHGGRIWATSKLGVGSQFHFTILTRAETETA; encoded by the coding sequence ATGAATTATTTGAAAAAGGAACTGTACGAACTCATCAAAACGGATGACGCCATCTTTGACTTCCTGCAGAATTCTTCACTCGACGGCCTTTGGTACTGGGACCTCGAAAACCGGGAGCAAGAGTGGATGAACGCTCGCTTCTGGGAAACCCTCGGCTACGACCCAGCCGAAATGCCACACCTGGCTTCCGCCTGGCAGGGTATCATCAACCAGGAGGATCTGGCCGGCGCCATCGAGCGGGTAGGGCAGCACCTCGCGGATCCCAGCGTCCCCTACGATCAGGTCGTACGGTACCGGCATAAGGACGGGCATACCGTATTTATTCGCTGCCGGGGGATGGCCATTCGGGATGAAAACGGTCAGCCTACTCGCCTGCTCGGTGCGCATATCGACATTACCCAGGAGAAGGAAAAGGAAATCCTCCTCGCCCGCAGCCAGGAGGCCGCCCGGATTGGAACTTGGTCAGTTGATCTCGTCTCCAATACGATCATGTGGGACGATATGACGAAGGCCATCCACCAGGTAGAACCAGATTACGTACCGCAGTTGGACGAGGCGCTATCTTTCTACAAGGATGGTACCAGCCGGGAAACCATTACCGCACTCTTTCAACGGGCGGTAGAGAAGGGTGAATCCTACGATACTGAATTGGAACTCGTGACCAGGAATGGCAATGAGATCTGGGTCCGCGCCATGGGCCACGCCGAAATGGCCAACGGAGAATGCGTACGCGTCTACGGTATATTTCAGGACATCAACCTCCGCCGCCGCAACGAAGAGCGCGTCCTGAACTATTCCATCCTGGAAGCGAAGAGTAAGGAAATGGAACAGTTCGCCTACATTGCCTCCCACGATCTGCGGGAACCGCTACTGACCATTCAGGGCTACCTGGAAGTTATTCAGGAGGACCACATTGGTGAGGTCTCGGATCAGGTCAAAGAGTACATGGAAACCATCAGCAATGCCGCCACGCGGATGGACCAACTCATCAAGGGGCTACTCGATTACTCCCGGTTAAGCAAGATCAAGCAATTGCAGTTGGTGGACCTCAAAAAAACTGTTGACGCGGTGATGGAAGACCTCCAGTCCATTACGAAGGGAATCAACGTCAAGGTGACCTATACGGACCTCCCCGAAGTGATGGGCTACCCCCTCGAACTCAAAGTCCTCCTCCAAAACCTGATTGGGAACGCCATCAAGTACCGGCAGTCAGCGGAGGACGTGCAGATAGAGATCACTTGCAGCGATTTAGCCAAGGGCTGGGAGATCAAGGTGGCGGACAACGGCATCGGGATCGCAGAGAAAAACCTGCAACAGATCTTCAAACTGTTTCGGCAACTTCATAATACCGGCACGTACACCGGTAGCGGAATCGGACTGGCCAACTGCCAGAAGATTGCAGAACTACACGGTGGGCGAATCTGGGCGACCAGCAAACTGGGAGTAGGCTCCCAGTTCCATTTCACCATCCTTACCCGGGCGGAAACGGAGACGGCATAA
- a CDS encoding KTSC domain-containing protein: MALPIVMQKANSTMLSEMGYLRSAETLFVKFRNNGAVYAYFKVPSVHWQRLRAVNSVGRYMQEHIFKSYPAARISEGDPKEEPAKQVA; the protein is encoded by the coding sequence ATGGCGCTTCCCATTGTGATGCAAAAAGCAAATTCTACCATGCTCTCGGAGATGGGGTACCTCCGTTCGGCGGAGACGCTTTTCGTAAAATTTCGAAACAACGGCGCGGTGTACGCCTACTTCAAGGTGCCCTCGGTACACTGGCAGCGGCTGCGGGCCGTCAATAGCGTTGGCCGCTACATGCAGGAGCACATCTTTAAGTCCTACCCCGCTGCCCGGATCAGTGAGGGAGACCCAAAGGAGGAGCCAGCTAAGCAGGTGGCGTAG
- a CDS encoding DegT/DnrJ/EryC1/StrS aminotransferase family protein: MATPTTADGRAQLPPVAQIQMVDLKAQYEAMQEEVDQAIIDVVRSGAFINGPAVKNFQAGLEDYLGAKHVIPCANGTDALQIALMALGLEPGDEVIVPAFTYVASAEVIALLRLSPVMVDVDPRTFNVRAEDIEAAITDKTKAIIPVHLYGQSCDMEPIIALAEKHGIAIVEDNAQAIGANYTFSDGKVRRTGTLGTIGCTSFYPSKNLGAYGDGGAINTNSEELAAKLRMVANHGQSRRYYHDVVGCNSRLDSIQAAVLNCKLPRLDGYSDRRRAAADYYDAALQGLDGLLTPQRQANSTHVFHQYTLRIDGGRRDELQAYLREAGIPSMIYYPVALYDQEAFRGTAANNITSLPNTDVLIKEVISLPMHSEMDEATLRYITETVRAFCS, translated from the coding sequence ATGGCTACCCCTACTACCGCTGATGGCCGCGCCCAACTCCCCCCCGTCGCCCAAATTCAAATGGTTGACCTCAAAGCCCAGTACGAAGCCATGCAGGAAGAGGTGGACCAGGCCATTATCGACGTCGTGCGCAGTGGCGCCTTCATCAACGGGCCGGCGGTGAAGAATTTTCAGGCCGGATTGGAGGATTACCTGGGCGCTAAACACGTCATCCCCTGCGCTAATGGGACGGACGCTTTGCAGATCGCCCTCATGGCACTGGGTTTGGAGCCTGGGGATGAGGTGATCGTCCCCGCCTTCACCTACGTAGCCTCCGCTGAAGTGATCGCCCTGCTGCGCCTCAGCCCAGTGATGGTGGACGTGGACCCCCGCACCTTTAACGTTCGGGCCGAAGACATTGAGGCGGCCATTACCGATAAGACGAAGGCCATCATCCCCGTTCACCTCTACGGACAGAGTTGTGATATGGAGCCCATCATCGCCTTGGCTGAGAAGCACGGGATCGCCATCGTAGAGGACAACGCCCAGGCCATCGGCGCAAACTACACCTTCAGCGACGGTAAAGTGCGGCGGACGGGTACCCTTGGCACCATTGGCTGCACCAGTTTTTACCCAAGTAAGAACCTCGGCGCGTACGGCGACGGTGGCGCCATCAACACGAATTCCGAAGAGCTGGCTGCCAAACTTCGGATGGTCGCCAACCACGGGCAGAGCCGCCGCTACTACCACGACGTGGTGGGTTGCAACTCCCGGCTCGATTCCATCCAGGCCGCCGTGCTGAACTGTAAGTTGCCCCGTCTCGACGGTTACAGCGACCGGCGCCGGGCGGCTGCGGATTACTACGACGCTGCCTTGCAGGGTTTGGATGGTTTACTCACTCCGCAGCGGCAGGCCAACAGCACCCACGTATTTCACCAGTACACTTTGCGCATCGACGGTGGCCGGCGTGATGAGTTGCAGGCTTACCTGAGGGAAGCCGGCATCCCCAGTATGATCTACTACCCCGTCGCGCTGTACGACCAGGAGGCCTTCCGGGGTACGGCGGCCAATAACATTACGTCGCTGCCCAATACGGACGTGCTGATCAAAGAGGTGATCTCCCTCCCTATGCACAGTGAGATGGACGAGGCTACGCTGCGGTACATCACGGAGACCGTACGGGCTTTTTGCAGCTAG
- a CDS encoding DUF1573 domain-containing protein, which produces MKRFFLLLLLASATTFGLQAQTPAAAAPAATTEVDADGPQMTFEAVEVDYGTIAQDSEPFRVFKFTNTGSEPALILNARGSCGCTVPSYSKAPVAPGESSEIKVRYDTHRIGQFRKRVTLTTNVPGDPIVLTIKGKVEPKAAEPAAVPAGEDGMFKSGGK; this is translated from the coding sequence ATGAAACGCTTTTTCTTACTCCTTCTCCTCGCTTCGGCGACCACCTTTGGCCTCCAGGCGCAAACCCCTGCCGCCGCAGCTCCAGCAGCCACTACTGAGGTAGATGCTGATGGCCCACAGATGACATTTGAAGCAGTTGAGGTTGATTACGGCACGATTGCTCAGGATAGCGAGCCCTTCCGCGTATTCAAGTTCACCAACACCGGCTCCGAGCCCGCGCTGATCCTCAACGCCCGTGGATCCTGCGGTTGTACGGTACCCAGCTACTCCAAGGCTCCCGTTGCACCGGGTGAAAGCTCCGAAATCAAGGTTCGTTACGACACGCACCGCATCGGCCAGTTCCGTAAGCGCGTAACGCTGACGACGAACGTACCCGGTGACCCAATCGTACTCACCATCAAGGGTAAGGTCGAGCCAAAGGCCGCTGAGCCAGCAGCCGTCCCCGCCGGTGAGGATGGTATGTTTAAGAGCGGTGGCAAGTAA